One window of the Candidatus Microbacterium colombiense genome contains the following:
- the kdpC gene encoding potassium-transporting ATPase subunit KdpC: MSSTRTAVRTTGVALRAMLILTLVLGVGYTLLITGVGQLLLPWQANGSPLADDRGSALIGQSFTDADGEALPQYFQSRPSAAGDGYDGAASSGSNLGPENPDLISSIESRRAAVAAREGVDVSQVPADAVTASGSGLDPHISVAYALLQVPRIAEARGLSDDEVRTLVESRIQGRDLGFLGEERINVAELNLALDQREGA; this comes from the coding sequence ATGTCTTCCACCCGCACCGCCGTGCGCACCACCGGCGTCGCCCTCCGCGCGATGCTCATCCTGACGCTCGTGCTCGGCGTCGGCTACACGCTGCTGATCACCGGCGTCGGCCAGTTGCTCCTGCCCTGGCAGGCGAACGGGTCGCCGCTGGCCGACGATCGCGGAAGCGCGCTGATCGGCCAGTCCTTCACCGACGCCGACGGCGAGGCCCTGCCGCAGTACTTCCAGTCACGGCCGTCGGCGGCGGGTGACGGCTACGACGGAGCAGCCTCGAGCGGCAGCAACCTGGGGCCCGAGAACCCCGACCTCATCTCGTCGATCGAGTCTCGGCGTGCGGCCGTCGCCGCCCGCGAGGGGGTGGACGTCTCGCAGGTGCCCGCCGACGCGGTCACGGCATCCGGCTCCGGGCTCGATCCGCACATCAGCGTGGCCTACGCGCTGCTGCAGGTGCCGCGGATCGCCGAGGCGCGCGGGCTGTCCGACGACGAGGTGCGCACGCTCGTGGAGTCTAGGATTCAAGGGCGGGATCTGGGATTCCTCGGCGAGGAGCGCATCAACGTCGCCGAGCTCAATCTCGCCCTCGACCAGCGGGAGGGCGCATGA
- the kdpB gene encoding potassium-transporting ATPase subunit KdpB, whose translation MTLVTSSPATEDAAASPTPTAPRSIGWAQLVQAMPGALRKLNPATLVRNPVMLLVWVGAAFTTVLAIAEPFLGGPGESGGTPVPAPFTAGIAVWLWLTVLFANLAESVAEGRGKAQAASLRQTRTSTMARRVPGAAASATAADASTEMVSSAELQRDDVVIVEAGELIPGDGDVIAGIATVDESAITGESAPVIRESGGDRSAVTGGTRVLSDRIVVRITSKPGETFVDRMIALVEGASRQRTPNEIALNILLASLSIVFVIVVLCLNPIASYAASPVSIPVLIALLVCLIPTTIGALLSAIGIAGMDRLVQRNVLAMSGRAVEAAGDVTTLLLDKTGTITYGNRRAHEVMRMPGVNPDELLRMAALSSLADPTPEGASIVELAITRGITVGLPADAVVVPFTAQTRMSGLDLADGTQIRKGAGSAISAWLEQADPQVTTPPLTTPPLTTPQLTTMTDAVAQSGGTPLVVAVKHASADAADARVLGVVHLKDIVKEGLRERFEELRAMGIRTVMITGDNPLTAQAIAAEAGVDDFLAEATPEQKLELIRREQQGGRLVAMTGDGTNDAPALAQADVGVAMNTGTSAAKEAGNMVDLDSDPTKLIDIVRIGKQLLITRGALTTFSLSNDIAKYFAIIPAMFMGVFPGLAALNIMQLHSPASAVTSAIIFNAIVIVFLIPLALRGVKYRPASASQILQRNLLIYGLGGVIAPFIGIKLIDLAVSLIPGF comes from the coding sequence ATGACGCTCGTCACCTCATCACCCGCGACGGAGGATGCCGCGGCATCCCCCACTCCCACCGCACCACGCTCGATCGGCTGGGCCCAGCTCGTGCAGGCGATGCCGGGTGCGCTGCGCAAGCTGAACCCCGCGACCCTGGTGCGCAACCCGGTCATGCTGCTCGTCTGGGTGGGCGCCGCCTTCACCACCGTGCTCGCGATCGCCGAGCCGTTCCTCGGCGGCCCCGGAGAGTCCGGCGGCACCCCGGTGCCGGCGCCGTTCACCGCAGGGATCGCCGTCTGGCTGTGGCTGACGGTGCTGTTCGCGAACCTGGCCGAGTCGGTGGCGGAGGGGCGCGGCAAAGCCCAGGCGGCGAGCCTGCGTCAGACCCGCACCAGCACGATGGCCCGGCGGGTGCCTGGAGCGGCGGCGAGCGCGACGGCCGCGGACGCGTCGACCGAGATGGTGTCGTCGGCCGAGCTGCAGCGCGATGACGTCGTGATCGTCGAGGCAGGGGAGTTGATCCCGGGCGACGGCGACGTCATCGCCGGCATCGCGACGGTCGACGAGTCGGCCATCACGGGCGAGAGCGCGCCGGTGATCCGCGAGTCGGGCGGAGACCGCAGCGCTGTCACGGGCGGCACCCGGGTGCTCTCCGACCGGATCGTCGTGCGCATCACCTCGAAGCCCGGCGAGACCTTCGTCGACCGCATGATCGCGCTCGTCGAGGGCGCGAGCCGTCAACGCACGCCGAACGAGATCGCCCTGAACATCCTGCTGGCGAGCCTGTCGATCGTGTTCGTGATCGTGGTGCTCTGCCTCAACCCCATCGCCTCGTATGCGGCCTCACCGGTCAGCATCCCGGTGCTCATCGCCCTGCTGGTCTGCCTCATCCCGACCACGATCGGCGCCCTCCTCTCGGCCATCGGCATCGCCGGCATGGACCGTCTGGTGCAGCGCAACGTGCTCGCGATGTCGGGGCGCGCGGTCGAGGCGGCGGGAGACGTCACCACTCTGCTGCTCGACAAGACCGGCACGATCACCTACGGCAACCGCCGCGCCCACGAGGTGATGCGCATGCCCGGCGTCAACCCCGACGAGCTGCTGCGCATGGCCGCGCTCTCGTCTCTGGCCGATCCCACCCCGGAGGGCGCCTCGATCGTCGAGCTCGCGATCACCCGCGGCATCACGGTCGGCCTGCCGGCGGATGCCGTCGTCGTGCCCTTCACGGCCCAGACGCGCATGTCGGGACTCGACCTCGCCGACGGCACGCAGATCCGCAAGGGCGCCGGCTCCGCGATCAGCGCCTGGCTCGAGCAGGCGGACCCGCAGGTCACCACGCCGCCGTTGACAACGCCGCCGTTGACCACGCCGCAGTTGACCACGATGACGGATGCCGTCGCCCAGAGCGGCGGAACCCCGCTGGTCGTCGCGGTGAAGCACGCCTCGGCGGATGCGGCGGATGCCCGTGTGCTCGGCGTCGTGCACCTCAAGGACATCGTGAAGGAAGGTCTGCGCGAGCGCTTCGAGGAGCTGCGCGCGATGGGCATCCGCACCGTCATGATCACGGGCGACAACCCGCTGACCGCCCAGGCGATCGCCGCCGAGGCGGGGGTCGACGACTTCCTCGCCGAGGCGACTCCCGAGCAGAAGCTCGAGCTGATCCGCCGCGAACAGCAGGGCGGGAGGCTCGTGGCGATGACCGGCGACGGCACCAACGACGCCCCCGCCCTGGCGCAGGCCGACGTCGGCGTGGCGATGAACACCGGCACGTCGGCGGCGAAGGAGGCCGGCAACATGGTCGACCTCGACTCCGACCCGACGAAGCTCATCGACATCGTGCGGATCGGCAAGCAGCTGCTCATCACCCGCGGCGCCCTGACCACGTTCTCGCTGTCGAACGACATCGCCAAGTACTTCGCCATCATCCCGGCGATGTTCATGGGGGTCTTCCCCGGTCTCGCCGCCCTGAACATCATGCAGCTGCACTCGCCCGCATCCGCCGTGACGAGCGCGATCATCTTCAACGCGATCGTGATCGTCTTCCTCATCCCGCTCGCACTGCGCGGCGTGAAGTACCGCCCGGCGAGCGCCTCGCAGATCCTGCAGCGCAACCTGCTGATCTACGGGCTCGGCGGCGTGATCGCGCCGTTCATCGGCATCAAGCTCATCGACCTCGCCGTCAGCCTCATCCCGGGCTTCTGA
- the kdpA gene encoding potassium-transporting ATPase subunit KdpA yields the protein MGAVIWFGVLQLLAVVVVLVLLYRPLGDYIAHVYSSVRDLRVERGLYRLIGVDPASEQTWRAYARSVLAFSIVGVVLVYALQRLQAFLPQSLGLPAVPEGLAFNTAASFVANTNWQSYSPEQTMGYTVQLAGLTVQNFVSAAVGLAIAIALIRGLARRGSTTIGNFWVDLVRGLGRILLPLAVIGAVALLAGGVIQNFAGFTEVTTVSGGTQTIPGGPVASQEAIKLLGTNGGGFFNANSAHPFENPSGFTNLLQVLLILVIPFALPRTFGRMIGDHRQGYAIAAVMGTIFLISTFALSALELAGRGSAPELAGAAMEGKEQRFGILASTLFGSASTLTSTGAVNSMHDSYTSLGGMMPMINMMLGEVAPGGVGSGLYGMLVLAIIAVFVGGLLVGRTPEYLGKRIGTREITLASLYILVVPALVLGGTALSFAIPGIRSDVEATSILNPGTHGMSEVLYAFTSAANNNGSAFAGLTANTPWFNTALGIAMLLGRFIPIVLVLALAGSLAAQERIPTTTGTLPTHRPQFVGLLLAVTVIVTALTYFPVLTLGPLAEGLV from the coding sequence ATGGGCGCCGTGATCTGGTTCGGCGTGCTGCAGCTTCTCGCCGTCGTCGTCGTGCTCGTTCTGCTGTACCGTCCCCTCGGCGACTACATCGCGCACGTCTACAGCTCGGTACGCGACCTCCGCGTCGAGCGCGGCCTCTACCGTCTCATCGGCGTCGACCCGGCCTCTGAGCAGACCTGGCGCGCGTACGCCCGCAGCGTGCTCGCGTTCTCGATCGTCGGCGTGGTCCTCGTCTACGCCCTCCAGCGGCTGCAGGCGTTCCTCCCGCAGTCGCTCGGCCTGCCCGCCGTTCCCGAAGGACTCGCGTTCAACACCGCCGCCTCGTTCGTCGCGAACACGAACTGGCAGTCCTACTCGCCCGAGCAGACCATGGGCTACACGGTGCAGCTGGCCGGTCTCACGGTGCAGAACTTCGTGTCGGCTGCGGTGGGCCTCGCGATCGCGATCGCCCTGATCCGCGGGCTCGCACGACGGGGCTCGACGACGATCGGCAACTTCTGGGTCGATCTCGTGCGTGGCCTCGGCCGTATCCTGCTTCCCCTCGCCGTGATCGGAGCAGTGGCCCTGCTCGCCGGCGGCGTGATCCAGAACTTCGCCGGCTTCACCGAGGTGACCACCGTCTCGGGCGGCACGCAGACGATCCCCGGTGGCCCCGTGGCATCACAGGAGGCCATCAAGCTGCTCGGCACGAACGGCGGCGGCTTCTTCAACGCCAACTCCGCCCACCCCTTCGAGAACCCGAGCGGCTTCACGAACCTGCTGCAGGTGCTGTTGATCCTCGTCATCCCCTTCGCCCTGCCCCGCACGTTCGGGCGCATGATCGGCGACCACCGTCAGGGCTACGCGATCGCCGCGGTGATGGGCACGATCTTCCTGATCTCGACCTTCGCTCTCTCGGCCCTCGAACTGGCCGGACGCGGCTCGGCGCCTGAACTCGCCGGCGCCGCGATGGAGGGCAAGGAGCAGCGCTTCGGCATCCTCGCATCCACGCTGTTCGGCAGCGCCAGCACGCTCACCTCCACCGGGGCCGTGAACTCGATGCACGACTCGTACACATCACTCGGCGGGATGATGCCGATGATCAACATGATGCTCGGCGAGGTCGCTCCCGGCGGCGTCGGCTCCGGCCTCTACGGCATGCTGGTGCTCGCGATCATCGCGGTGTTCGTGGGCGGGCTGCTCGTCGGTCGCACACCGGAGTATCTCGGCAAGAGGATCGGCACGCGGGAGATCACCCTCGCGAGCCTGTACATCCTCGTGGTCCCCGCCCTCGTGCTGGGCGGCACGGCGCTGAGCTTCGCGATCCCCGGCATCCGCTCCGATGTCGAGGCGACCAGCATCCTGAACCCCGGCACGCACGGTATGAGCGAGGTGCTCTACGCGTTCACCTCGGCCGCCAACAACAACGGCTCGGCGTTCGCCGGGCTCACCGCGAACACCCCCTGGTTCAACACCGCCCTGGGCATCGCGATGCTGCTCGGCCGCTTCATCCCGATCGTGCTGGTACTCGCTCTGGCCGGATCCCTCGCCGCGCAGGAGCGCATCCCGACCACCACGGGAACGCTCCCCACCCATCGGCCGCAGTTCGTCGGCCTCCTCCTCGCCGTGACGGTCATCGTCACCGCGCTCACGTACTTCCCGGTGCTCACCCTGGGCCCGCTCGCCGAAGGATTGGTCTGA
- a CDS encoding potassium-transporting ATPase subunit F — protein MIVFGILAAVLAVAAIVYLVVALVSPEKF, from the coding sequence ATGATCGTCTTCGGAATACTCGCCGCGGTGCTCGCCGTCGCCGCCATCGTCTACCTCGTGGTCGCCCTGGTCTCCCCGGAGAAGTTCTGA